The Zonotrichia albicollis isolate bZonAlb1 chromosome 6, bZonAlb1.hap1, whole genome shotgun sequence genome window below encodes:
- the VWCE gene encoding von Willebrand factor C and EGF domain-containing protein isoform X1, translated as MHPTMPAPLGPFLRRVGPRAGLGRRPSASRRRSRRRRGGERPCRIFARCGKGEKGGRLSRCFPILGGPRSPARSQGSNGRDATTRPSGTGQPWGDPRPPCGFGGVGGCRWRPPRSRPPPIPHCSRLGGRRRSRAKGQREGRREGGRRDVLEPPVMLVELLFQAACVSLFLSSGQGRVYPARKKPASFAVERRRVGPHVCFPGSGSGCCPGWMLSPGSGKCTLPLCSFGCGGGSCIAPNLCMCPDGEQGITCPEPPGTCGEYGCDLSCNHGGCQEVARVCPVGFSMAETANGIRCTDIDECQSAACEGTCVNTEGGFACECGAGRELSADRRSCRDTDECQATPCQHRCENSVGSYRCSCRPGYHLHGNRHSCVDVDECRRPGTRRSCQHSCHNIPGSFRCSCRPGYRLSADRVSCEGYPKSILAPSPILQSLQHPPTLVLLPPGSHLLPRGSPSPHLPVAAPGTQFPPSSPSLAPEPSPRAMGAPGTSIPPSPHCWHRGISREPGSRWTEPGCQSCTCQGGQVLCDTVSCSVPCSHPLPAPAGGCCPTCTGCLHEGVARAEGDVFSPSNGNCTVCVCLAGNVSCLSPECPPGSCPSPSPAECCSCTPEKCNFRGRTYAHGAQFSLDGDDCTTCVCQGGEVECSFTPCPVLDCPQHQRQLGPGQCCSTCRDPPAPATGNRDPTQVASWMTTVWSFPLDRSGLRAIPADGSVSCQRTDCVETCPYPIRIPGQCCPDCSAGCTYMGRIFSNNETFPSALDPCLSCICLLGSVACSPLECAIVCSYPFHPEGRCCPVCEDCNYQGRKVENGQSFIPEGQPCTRCTCQLGEVSCEERPCPRSCSEPHTLPVGCCPSCPGNGIPGSNPRHLDVPPLDQGSWKGGGC; from the exons ATGCATCCCACCATGCCGGCTCCACTTGGCCCCTTTCTCCGCCGCGTGGGTCCccgtgcagggctgggaaggcgGCCCAGCGCCtccaggagaaggagcaggaggaggaggggtgGGGAGAGGCCATGCCGGATCTTTGCCAGATGTGGGAAAGGAGAGAAGGGGGGACGCCTTTCCCGCTGCTTCCCAATCCTAGGGGGACCCCGTTCCCCGGcgcgcagccagggcagcaatGGCCGGGATGCCACCACTCGCCCCAGCGGAACGGGACAACCCTGGGGTGACCCCAGGCCCCcgtgtgggtttgggggggtggGTGGGTGCCGCTGGCGACCCCCCCGCTCTCGCCCCCCTCCAATCCCGCATTGTTCCCGGCtcggcgggaggaggaggagcagggccaAGGGCCAGCGGGAAGGCAGGCGGGAAGGCGGGCGCCGGGACGTGCTGGAGCCGCCTGTCATGTTGGTGGAGCTGCTCTTCCAGGCTGcctgtgtgtccctgttccTCTCCAGCGGCCAGGGCAGGGTGTATCCCGCGAGGAAGAAGCCGGCCAGCTTTGCCGTGGAGAG GCGCCGCGTGGGGCCCCACGTCTGCTTCCCAGGCTCCGGCAGCGGATGTTGTCCTGGCTGGATGCTGTCTCCGGGCAGCGGGAAGTGCACCCTGC cACTCTGCTCCTTCGGCTGTGGTGGTGGCTCCTGCATCGCTCCCAACCTTTGCATGTGCCcggatggagagcagggaatcACCTGCCCAG AACCACCGGGGACTTGCGGAGAGTACGGCTGTGACCTGTCCTGTAACCACGGCGGCTGCCAGGAGGTCGCCCGCGTGTGTCCCGTTGGCTTCTCCATGGCCGAGACAGCCAACGGCATCCGCTGCACCG ACATCGATGAGTGCCAGAGCGCAGCCTGCGAGGGGACGTGCGTGAACACGGAGGGAGGCTTCGCCTGCGAGTGCGGAGCTGGCCGGGAGCTCTCTGCTGACCGCCGCAGCTGCCGCG ACACGGATGAATGCCAGGCCACGCCGTGCCAGCACCGCTGCGAGAACAGCGTGGGCAGCTACCGCTGCTCCTGCCGGCCCGGATACCACCTCCATGGGAATCGGCATTCCTGCGTGG ATGTGGATGAGTGCCGGCGGCCTGGCACGCGCcgctcctgccagcacagctgccacAACATTCCCGGCAGCTTCCGCTGCTCCTGCCGCCCCGGATACCGGCTGAGCGCAGACAGGGTGTCCTGCGAAG GGTACCCCAAATCTATCCTGGCCCCGTCGCCCATCCTGCAATCCCTGCAGCATCCACCCACCCttgtcctgctccctcctggttCCCACCTGCTCCCGAGGGGCTCCCCCTCTCCCCACCtccctgtggcagctcctggtacccaattccctccctcctccccatccctggcccCTGAGCCATCCCCACGTGCCATGGGAGCCCCCGGCACCTCCATCCCACCATCCCCTCACTGTTGGCACCGGGGAatctctcgggagcccggcagTCGCTGGacagagccaggctgccagagctgcaccTGCCAG GGGGGACAAGTCCTCTGTGACACCGTGAGCTGCTCTGTTCCCTGTTCCCACCCgcttcctgctccagctgggggtTGCTGCCCCACCTGCACAG GGTGCCTGCACGAGGGGGTGGCCAGGGCCGAGGGTGATGTCTTCTCCCCATCCAATGGGAATTGCACCGTCTGCGTCTGCTTG GCCGGGAATGTCTCCTGCCTGTCCCCGGAATGTCCCCCAggatcctgccccagcccctctccagctgagtgctgctcctgcactccAG aAAAGTGCAATTTCCGGGGACGCACGTACGCGCACGGAGCCCAGTTCAGCCTGGATGGGGACGACTGCACCACCTGCGTCTGCCAG GGAGGAGAGGTGGAGTGTTCCTTCACTCCCTGCCCCGTGCTGGATTGTCCCCAGCACCAGCGGCAGCTGGGTCCCgggcagtgctgctccaccTGCCGggaccctccagcccctgcca CTGGGAACAGGGATCCTACCCAGGTTGCTTCCTGGATGACAACGGTGTGGAGTTTCCCGTTGGACAGATCTGGTCTCCGGGCGATCCCT GCAGACGGCTCCGTGAGCTGCCAGCGCACGGACTGCGTGGAGACGTGTCCTTATCCCATCCGCATTCCCGGGCAGTGCTGCCCCGACTGCTCCGCAG GCTGCACCTACATGGGGAGGATCTTCTCCAACAACGAGACCTTCCCGTCGGCGCTGGATCCCTGCCTGAGCTGCATCTGCCTG CTGGGCTCGGTGGCCTGCTCGCCTCTGGAATGTGCCATCGTGTGCTCCTACCCCTTCCACCCCGAGGGTCGGTGCTGCCCCGTCTGTGAGG ACTGCAACTACCAGGGCAGGAAGGTGGAGAACGGCCAGAGCTTCATTCCCGAGGGACAGCCCTGTACCCGCTGCACCTGCCAG CTTGGAGAGGTGAGCTGTGAGGAGAGGCCGTGCCCCCGCTCCTGCTCTGAGCCCCACACACTGCCCGTGGGCTGCTGCCCATCCTGCCCAGGTAATGGGATCCCTGGATCCAACCCCAGGCACTTGGATGTGCCCCCTCTGGACCAGGGGTCCTGGAAAGGAGGTGGGTGCTGA
- the VWCE gene encoding von Willebrand factor C and EGF domain-containing protein isoform X17 has translation MHPTMPAPLGPFLRRVGPRAGLGRRPSASRRRSRRRRGGERPCRIFARCGKGEKGGRLSRCFPILGGPRSPARSQGSNGRDATTRPSGTGQPWGDPRPPCGFGGVGGCRWRPPRSRPPPIPHCSRLGGRRRSRAKGQREGRREGGRRDVLEPPVMLVELLFQAACVSLFLSSGQGRVYPARKKPASFAVERRRVGPHVCFPGSGSGCCPGWMLSPGSGKCTLPLCSFGCGGGSCIAPNLCMCPDGEQGITCPEPPGTCGEYGCDLSCNHGGCQEVARVCPVGFSMAETANGIRCTDIDECQSAACEGTCVNTEGGFACECGAGRELSADRRSCRDTDECQATPCQHRCENSVGSYRCSCRPGYHLHGNRHSCVDVDECRRPGTRRSCQHSCHNIPGSFRCSCRPGYRLSADRVSCEGYPKSILAPSPILQSLQHPPTLVLLPPGSHLLPRGSPSPHLPVAAPGTQFPPSSPSLAPEPSPRAMGAPGTSIPPSPHCWHRGISREPGSRWTEPGCQSCTCQGGQVLCDTVSCSVPCSHPLPAPAGGCCPTCTGCLHEGVARAEGDVFSPSNGNCTVCVCLKSAISGDARTRTEPSSAWMGTTAPPASAREERWSVPSLPAPCWIVPSTSGSWVPGSAAPPAGTLQPLPEG, from the exons ATGCATCCCACCATGCCGGCTCCACTTGGCCCCTTTCTCCGCCGCGTGGGTCCccgtgcagggctgggaaggcgGCCCAGCGCCtccaggagaaggagcaggaggaggaggggtgGGGAGAGGCCATGCCGGATCTTTGCCAGATGTGGGAAAGGAGAGAAGGGGGGACGCCTTTCCCGCTGCTTCCCAATCCTAGGGGGACCCCGTTCCCCGGcgcgcagccagggcagcaatGGCCGGGATGCCACCACTCGCCCCAGCGGAACGGGACAACCCTGGGGTGACCCCAGGCCCCcgtgtgggtttgggggggtggGTGGGTGCCGCTGGCGACCCCCCCGCTCTCGCCCCCCTCCAATCCCGCATTGTTCCCGGCtcggcgggaggaggaggagcagggccaAGGGCCAGCGGGAAGGCAGGCGGGAAGGCGGGCGCCGGGACGTGCTGGAGCCGCCTGTCATGTTGGTGGAGCTGCTCTTCCAGGCTGcctgtgtgtccctgttccTCTCCAGCGGCCAGGGCAGGGTGTATCCCGCGAGGAAGAAGCCGGCCAGCTTTGCCGTGGAGAG GCGCCGCGTGGGGCCCCACGTCTGCTTCCCAGGCTCCGGCAGCGGATGTTGTCCTGGCTGGATGCTGTCTCCGGGCAGCGGGAAGTGCACCCTGC cACTCTGCTCCTTCGGCTGTGGTGGTGGCTCCTGCATCGCTCCCAACCTTTGCATGTGCCcggatggagagcagggaatcACCTGCCCAG AACCACCGGGGACTTGCGGAGAGTACGGCTGTGACCTGTCCTGTAACCACGGCGGCTGCCAGGAGGTCGCCCGCGTGTGTCCCGTTGGCTTCTCCATGGCCGAGACAGCCAACGGCATCCGCTGCACCG ACATCGATGAGTGCCAGAGCGCAGCCTGCGAGGGGACGTGCGTGAACACGGAGGGAGGCTTCGCCTGCGAGTGCGGAGCTGGCCGGGAGCTCTCTGCTGACCGCCGCAGCTGCCGCG ACACGGATGAATGCCAGGCCACGCCGTGCCAGCACCGCTGCGAGAACAGCGTGGGCAGCTACCGCTGCTCCTGCCGGCCCGGATACCACCTCCATGGGAATCGGCATTCCTGCGTGG ATGTGGATGAGTGCCGGCGGCCTGGCACGCGCcgctcctgccagcacagctgccacAACATTCCCGGCAGCTTCCGCTGCTCCTGCCGCCCCGGATACCGGCTGAGCGCAGACAGGGTGTCCTGCGAAG GGTACCCCAAATCTATCCTGGCCCCGTCGCCCATCCTGCAATCCCTGCAGCATCCACCCACCCttgtcctgctccctcctggttCCCACCTGCTCCCGAGGGGCTCCCCCTCTCCCCACCtccctgtggcagctcctggtacccaattccctccctcctccccatccctggcccCTGAGCCATCCCCACGTGCCATGGGAGCCCCCGGCACCTCCATCCCACCATCCCCTCACTGTTGGCACCGGGGAatctctcgggagcccggcagTCGCTGGacagagccaggctgccagagctgcaccTGCCAG GGGGGACAAGTCCTCTGTGACACCGTGAGCTGCTCTGTTCCCTGTTCCCACCCgcttcctgctccagctgggggtTGCTGCCCCACCTGCACAG GGTGCCTGCACGAGGGGGTGGCCAGGGCCGAGGGTGATGTCTTCTCCCCATCCAATGGGAATTGCACCGTCTGCGTCTGCTTG aAAAGTGCAATTTCCGGGGACGCACGTACGCGCACGGAGCCCAGTTCAGCCTGGATGGGGACGACTGCACCACCTGCGTCTGCCAG GGAGGAGAGGTGGAGTGTTCCTTCACTCCCTGCCCCGTGCTGGATTGTCCCCAGCACCAGCGGCAGCTGGGTCCCgggcagtgctgctccaccTGCCGggaccctccagcccctgcca GAAGGGTAG
- the VWCE gene encoding von Willebrand factor C and EGF domain-containing protein isoform X2: MHPTMPAPLGPFLRRVGPRAGLGRRPSASRRRSRRRRGGERPCRIFARCGKGEKGGRLSRCFPILGGPRSPARSQGSNGRDATTRPSGTGQPWGDPRPPCGFGGVGGCRWRPPRSRPPPIPHCSRLGGRRRSRAKGQREGRREGGRRDVLEPPVMLVELLFQAACVSLFLSSGQGRVYPARKKPASFAVERRRVGPHVCFPGSGSGCCPGWMLSPGSGKCTLPLCSFGCGGGSCIAPNLCMCPDGEQGITCPEPPGTCGEYGCDLSCNHGGCQEVARVCPVGFSMAETANGIRCTDIDECQSAACEGTCVNTEGGFACECGAGRELSADRRSCRDTDECQATPCQHRCENSVGSYRCSCRPGYHLHGNRHSCVDVDECRRPGTRRSCQHSCHNIPGSFRCSCRPGYRLSADRVSCEGYPKSILAPSPILQSLQHPPTLVLLPPGSHLLPRGSPSPHLPVAAPGTQFPPSSPSLAPEPSPRAMGAPGTSIPPSPHCWHRGISREPGSRWTEPGCQSCTCQGGQVLCDTVSCSVPCSHPLPAPAGGCCPTCTGCLHEGVARAEGDVFSPSNGNCTVCVCLAGNVSCLSPECPPGSCPSPSPAECCSCTPEKCNFRGRTYAHGAQFSLDGDDCTTCVCQGGEVECSFTPCPVLDCPQHQRQLGPGQCCSTCRDPPAPASCFLDDNGVEFPVGQIWSPGDPCRRLRELPAHGLRGDVSLSHPHSRAVLPRLLRRLHLHGEDLLQQRDLPVGAGSLPELHLPGKSSGGAPGLLTPGPRGSLPSLAAGLGGLLASGMCHRVLLPLPPRGSVLPRL; the protein is encoded by the exons ATGCATCCCACCATGCCGGCTCCACTTGGCCCCTTTCTCCGCCGCGTGGGTCCccgtgcagggctgggaaggcgGCCCAGCGCCtccaggagaaggagcaggaggaggaggggtgGGGAGAGGCCATGCCGGATCTTTGCCAGATGTGGGAAAGGAGAGAAGGGGGGACGCCTTTCCCGCTGCTTCCCAATCCTAGGGGGACCCCGTTCCCCGGcgcgcagccagggcagcaatGGCCGGGATGCCACCACTCGCCCCAGCGGAACGGGACAACCCTGGGGTGACCCCAGGCCCCcgtgtgggtttgggggggtggGTGGGTGCCGCTGGCGACCCCCCCGCTCTCGCCCCCCTCCAATCCCGCATTGTTCCCGGCtcggcgggaggaggaggagcagggccaAGGGCCAGCGGGAAGGCAGGCGGGAAGGCGGGCGCCGGGACGTGCTGGAGCCGCCTGTCATGTTGGTGGAGCTGCTCTTCCAGGCTGcctgtgtgtccctgttccTCTCCAGCGGCCAGGGCAGGGTGTATCCCGCGAGGAAGAAGCCGGCCAGCTTTGCCGTGGAGAG GCGCCGCGTGGGGCCCCACGTCTGCTTCCCAGGCTCCGGCAGCGGATGTTGTCCTGGCTGGATGCTGTCTCCGGGCAGCGGGAAGTGCACCCTGC cACTCTGCTCCTTCGGCTGTGGTGGTGGCTCCTGCATCGCTCCCAACCTTTGCATGTGCCcggatggagagcagggaatcACCTGCCCAG AACCACCGGGGACTTGCGGAGAGTACGGCTGTGACCTGTCCTGTAACCACGGCGGCTGCCAGGAGGTCGCCCGCGTGTGTCCCGTTGGCTTCTCCATGGCCGAGACAGCCAACGGCATCCGCTGCACCG ACATCGATGAGTGCCAGAGCGCAGCCTGCGAGGGGACGTGCGTGAACACGGAGGGAGGCTTCGCCTGCGAGTGCGGAGCTGGCCGGGAGCTCTCTGCTGACCGCCGCAGCTGCCGCG ACACGGATGAATGCCAGGCCACGCCGTGCCAGCACCGCTGCGAGAACAGCGTGGGCAGCTACCGCTGCTCCTGCCGGCCCGGATACCACCTCCATGGGAATCGGCATTCCTGCGTGG ATGTGGATGAGTGCCGGCGGCCTGGCACGCGCcgctcctgccagcacagctgccacAACATTCCCGGCAGCTTCCGCTGCTCCTGCCGCCCCGGATACCGGCTGAGCGCAGACAGGGTGTCCTGCGAAG GGTACCCCAAATCTATCCTGGCCCCGTCGCCCATCCTGCAATCCCTGCAGCATCCACCCACCCttgtcctgctccctcctggttCCCACCTGCTCCCGAGGGGCTCCCCCTCTCCCCACCtccctgtggcagctcctggtacccaattccctccctcctccccatccctggcccCTGAGCCATCCCCACGTGCCATGGGAGCCCCCGGCACCTCCATCCCACCATCCCCTCACTGTTGGCACCGGGGAatctctcgggagcccggcagTCGCTGGacagagccaggctgccagagctgcaccTGCCAG GGGGGACAAGTCCTCTGTGACACCGTGAGCTGCTCTGTTCCCTGTTCCCACCCgcttcctgctccagctgggggtTGCTGCCCCACCTGCACAG GGTGCCTGCACGAGGGGGTGGCCAGGGCCGAGGGTGATGTCTTCTCCCCATCCAATGGGAATTGCACCGTCTGCGTCTGCTTG GCCGGGAATGTCTCCTGCCTGTCCCCGGAATGTCCCCCAggatcctgccccagcccctctccagctgagtgctgctcctgcactccAG aAAAGTGCAATTTCCGGGGACGCACGTACGCGCACGGAGCCCAGTTCAGCCTGGATGGGGACGACTGCACCACCTGCGTCTGCCAG GGAGGAGAGGTGGAGTGTTCCTTCACTCCCTGCCCCGTGCTGGATTGTCCCCAGCACCAGCGGCAGCTGGGTCCCgggcagtgctgctccaccTGCCGggaccctccagcccctgcca GTTGCTTCCTGGATGACAACGGTGTGGAGTTTCCCGTTGGACAGATCTGGTCTCCGGGCGATCCCT GCAGACGGCTCCGTGAGCTGCCAGCGCACGGACTGCGTGGAGACGTGTCCTTATCCCATCCGCATTCCCGGGCAGTGCTGCCCCGACTGCTCCGCAG GCTGCACCTACATGGGGAGGATCTTCTCCAACAACGAGACCTTCCCGTCGGCGCTGGATCCCTGCCTGAGCTGCATCTGCCTG GGAAAAGCTCCGGGGGCGCTCCGGGGCTCCTAACGCCCGGCCCTCGGGGGTCTCTCCCGTCTCTCGCAGCTGGGCTCGGTGGCCTGCTCGCCTCTGGAATGTGCCATCGTGTGCTCCTACCCCTTCCACCCCGAGGGTCGGTGCTGCCCCGTCTGTGA